In Anopheles cruzii chromosome X, idAnoCruzAS_RS32_06, whole genome shotgun sequence, one genomic interval encodes:
- the LOC128268883 gene encoding tubulin alpha-1C chain-like, which yields MRECISVHIGQAGVQIGNACWELYCLEHGIQPDGQMPSDKIIGGGDDSFNTFFSETGSGKHVPRAVFVDLEPTVVDEVRTGTYRQLFHPEQLITGKEDAANNYARGHYTIGKEIVDLVLDRIRKLADQCTGLQGFLVFHSFGGGTGSGFTSLLMERLSVDYGKKSKLEFSIYPAPQVSTAVVEPYNSILTTHTTLEHSDCAFMVDNEAIYDICRRNLDIERPTYTNLNRLIGQIVSSITASLRFDGALNVDLTEFQTNLVPYPRIHFPLATYAPVISAEKACHEQLTVAEITNACFEPANQMVKCDPRHGKYMACCMLYRGDVVPKDVNAAIATIKTKRSIQFVDWCPTGFKVGINYQPPTVVPGGDLAKVQRAVCMLSNTTAIAEAWARLDHKFDLMYAKRAFVHWYVGEGMEEGEFSEAREDLAALEKDYEEVGVDSTEEVGEGDEY from the exons AGAGAATGCATTTCCGTGCACATTGGTCAGGCAGGCGTGCAGATCGGCAATGCGTGCTGGGAGCTGTACTGCTTGGAGCACGGGATCCAGCCCGACGGCCAGATGCCCTCGGACAAAATCATTGGCGGCGGAGACGATTCGTTTAATACGTTCTTCAGCGAAACCGGGTCCGGCAAGCACGTGCCGCGGGCCGTCTTCGTCGATCTGGAACCGACGGTTGTGG ACGAGGTCCGCACCGGCACCTACCGGCAGCTGTTCCACCCGGAGCAGCTGATTACGGGCAAGGAGGATGCGGCCAACAATTACGCCCGCGGCCACTACACCATCGGTAAGGAAATCGTGGACCTGGTGCTGGACCGAATCCGCAAGCTGGCGGACCAGTGTACGGGGCTGCAGGGCTTTCTGGTGTTTCATTCGTTCGGCGGAGGTACCGGTAGCGGGTTCACCTCGCTGCTGATGGAGCGCCTCTCGGTCGACTACGGCAAGAAGTCGAAGCTGGAGTTTTCCATCTATCCAGCGCCCCAAGTTTCGACGGCCGTGGTGGAACCGTACAACTCAATTCTGACGACGCACACCACGCTCGAGCACTCCGACTGTGCGTTCATGGTCGACAACGAGGCGATCTACGACATTTGCCGCCGCAACCTGGACATCGAGCGGCCGACGTACACCAACCTGAACCGGCTGATCGGGCAGATCGTCTCGTCCATCACGGCATCGCTCCGCTTCGACGGGGCGCTCAATGTCGACCTGACCGAGTTCCAGACCAACCTGGTGCCGTACCCGCGGATCCACTTCCCGCTCGCGACATACGCCCCGGTCATTTCGGCCGAAAAGGCGTGCCACGAGCAGCTGACGGTGGCCGAGATCACGAACGCCTGCTTcgagccagccaaccagaTGGTCAAGTGTGACCCGCGGCACGGTAAGTATATGGCCTGCTGCATGCTGTACCGGGGCGATGTGGTGCCAAAGGACGTGaacgccgccatcgccaccatcaaGACGAAGCGCTCGATCCAGTTCGTCGACTGGTGTCCGACCGGGTTCAAGGTGGGCATCAATTACCAGCCCCCGACGGTCGTCCCGGGAGGCGATCTGGCCAAGGTACAGCGTGCCGTCTGTATGCTCTCCAACACGACCGCCATCGCGGAGGCCTGGGCACGGTTGGACCACAAGTTCGATCTGATGTACGCCAAGCGG GCTTTTGTGCACTGGTACGTTGGCGAAGGCATGGAAGAGGGCGAGTTTTCCGAGGCGCGCGAGGACCTGGCCGCACTGGAGAAGGACTACGAGGAGGTCGGTGTCGATTCAACGGAGGAAGTTGGCGAAGGCGACGAGTACTAG